One Primulina eburnea isolate SZY01 chromosome 4, ASM2296580v1, whole genome shotgun sequence genomic window, CTTTTTACTTGAAATTCTTTATATATTCTGCAATTAACCTTTGTGAAACAGTACTTTGGAGCACCAATATAGAAATAATCTCAGGAAGACGAACTCTATCTTAAAATTGTTTAACCTCTAAAATGTTGTGTAATTTTGACAAAGGGACCAGATCCAATTAAGGATGTACGGGTTGAATGCTAATGAAAATATTCTCTTTTAGGAGAATGACAATGCCATGGTTGCCAAGATTTGACAAACTGAAGCTTTATTGACTTCAGCGTCAGTTCTTCAATTTCAGAATTTCAAATCGCCGGATATTCCTTTGCGGCGAGACAATTTTTGTTCCTCGCCCGATGTGCTTTTTGTCTCTCTTAAAAATATATTCGAGTTTGCAGCTTACTAGTTGCAAATCGAGCATTTGTTGTAAGATATTATTTTAGAGCAGTGCTCGCATTTGTTGTAAGATATTATTTTGGAGCAGTGCTCTGAATAAGTGGAAAAGTTGTATAGCAATCATCTTTTAGTTTGGTGATAGATCATAGATGTCTTGTGGAAGCCTAAAATGATATGTCTCAGTTAAGCTCATTGATACGACCTTTCATTCAATCTTACATGGTTAATGTCTGACAAACGTGGTTTGCAGACTATTACGTCAGTCAGTCTGAGGAGTTTGTCACGCATAAGGTTGGCAATAGGACGGGGCGGAGGCGGATTTGTCATCCCCGACCCCGAATTTCATCCTTACCCTCATACCCGTCTATTTCCCCGTTTTTTCGGGTTCAAGGATCAAATCCACATCTCCGTCATCATtgtgtttcaaaaatattaatgggACAAGACGGAGGAGAGTACGAGCATTATCCGAATCAAAAATTATTGTTAACTATTATTATTAgcgataatattaataataatattattattattattattattatcattattattaggACGGGTTAGCGATAATATCCTCATATCCGTTTCGATCTATTTTTGGGATTTTAAAAAATCCTTGAACCCGAACTATTGTGGGTTCCCAAATATGTGGAGAAAATTGTCGTCCTTAGTCAAACATAGCttttaatttacttttaatttaattctcataatttatgaaaaacgTATTATGATGAATACTAAAATATGCTACAATCtcataaataattttttgaataCTTCGTTTCTAAGTTATAACCATCACAccatgaaaattaaaaaaaaaaaacatattatattCTTGGAACAACCCcaagctcaattaaaataagaatatatagcagtttcatattttaaaaaaagaaatcaTTGTACATAGAAGCAAGAAACTGAATCTAAATACAAATTTTatcattcaaaaagaaaaaaaaaaaagcaaatcaaaattttattaaaataaatattttaaaaaaaaattcagaataGGAACATAAAATTTCTTGCACAATATTATTCAATGTTTTTATGAAAACCAAGTGTGAGCATTGCATGATATTTTGGAGACATATCACGATCGTATTCAAAGAATTAAATTGCATAAAAAAATTCAGCATTAATGCATATAATGTTGATTAATGCATATTAAGGAATCAAGTAGTCCTCTAAAATTACTCAATCGTTTTTCAGCCTTTTCGAAAGAAAAGCGTGCGCGtcgtattctttttttttttgggacaaATACTTCTGAGGGGTGGCCATCTTTTATCCTTGCCTTGACAAATTCAATTTGCTCGATTGGTAAATTTCTCTTTCAAATTCTTGACTATGTTCGTGAATGAGAACTTTCACGATTTGAGAAAACAATCAATGTCGACATGTAATATATGTAAGtatatactttttttttattatcaatGGCGTACTAGTTTGGTTTTAACATGAAATTGAACACATGTAAAACGAACATGTCTTTTTTATTGAGAAAAATTTATGTCACTACATCATTACGGGATACTCGATCAATCGAAAAATATTCTTCTGGCTCAGCTCGTACAAGTTGTATATGTAGGACGGAGAAATATGAGTAATTGTTGGAAACTTTCAAAAGGCAAAATTGTGATGACTATAATAGGTCAATATATAGTAATAATATAATCGGATTTGGAAAATATCAACttaaaaatttttgaaaaagaggAGCATCGACTACAAGTGAAACAAATCGAAATGCAAGTTGCAACCAAACATACCCATAACTCTTTTTATTATAGCAGCGAACTTTGTTACACCTAATCAAAGAGGTAAACATAACAAACAAGAAAACAAAAAGTACGAGGAGAAAAGAGTCGTTATCGATCGATGCCTCGACTCTTCCACTCATAGGTTAAAACATTTTTATACAAGTGAAGCTGAAAATGCAATAAATTTATTGCATTTAGTGGCAAATAGGTCCAGCCTCCTCCAATTCAATTCCTTCATCGGCGAGCCTCTTCTCCTTGTACACGTACCGTCTCGAACAAGCCAAAAAAACACACATATTCAAAACACTTAGAATCCCCAACAACCAATAGAAGTTGTAAAGCTTCCCTTCATTGAGATTATCCGCTAACCACGGCTTACTCGGACCCGTTGCTTGATGAACCACCGTCACCAAAATCGAGCTGAAGAAGAATCCTAGCGATATCGTACTTAGAAACAAACCCGTGCTCATTGTCTTCATTCCCTTCGGACATTCCCTAAGGAAGAAATCGAGTTGTCCGATATACGTGAAAGCCTCACCGGCACCCACCAAGAGGAACTGTGGTACCAAACAAAAGACCGTTAGCGGTATAACGGCCTCGGGGTTGTGCGTAAGGCCGTGTGATCGGGCTGCTTTGAGTCTATTGATTTCTGTGAATGCTGCAGCTACCATGCCAACTATTGACAAGACTAGCCCTACAAAAATCTTTTGTAGAGGAGTGAGACCATGGGGATTCTTTAGAACCCGCCTGCATATAGGGACTATCAGCCGATCGTAGATAGGCACGGTCAAGAGGATGCTACCGACGAAGAAAACAGTGAGGGACGCGGCCGGGATCTGGAAGGACTTGCCGATGTGGCGGTCCATGGTGGTTGCTTGTTGAACTGAGAACGTGGTCATTTGGGCGTATACAGTCCAAAACATTATTGTCGTGGCCCAAGTCGGCAGCATCCTAATCACTAGTTTTACTTCTTCCACGTCGGTTAATGTCTTAAGGTACCATTTGTTTGCCATTTTGACTCCAATTTCGGGCTCCTTGATTGCTGCCTTGTCCAGAAAACTACAACCCCAAAAAATCGCTAATAAGTATAGTAGAACAACCATGCActgatatatatttaaatttcacaataaactaattaaaatgGCTGGATTTATTAGTTATTAGCTTCAACCCGGTTTGGAAACACTCTTGAATCCTGACATCTAATCAGACACGAGACTTGACAATCTAACGCCTCGTGATCTTAGATTCTTTAAGTGTCAAGTTGCTTGTGCATGTCTCAATTATGCgaggtttatatttaaataaataattattatttattgtgTAGGTAAAAATTGAGCAAAGATATTGTTAAAAACCAAAAAACAAACTCAACCAAGAAGTTAAGAGCCCACATAGACTGACATTTTCTTGTCATTTAGCAGCAGTTGCCCATAGTATTTCTGCCTATGGAAGTATATAATGTGGTGTATGATTTCCAAGGATATTCAATTATCCTTAGAAATAGATCCAATGATCTACTCTAAAAAACCggagttgagttaggtccaaagTTCTAATCTTAACAATGCTTAGttataattttcaatatttgaaGATGACTATATATCATGATTatagtttttaaaattatattaaaaaaagttGTGGGTGTTAAAAGTTGCTTTCTCCTGATAATATTTTAGTGCTTAAAATTTCAAAGGTAATTTCATTTTGCtagaatatataaaattataattattatttttttatcgcccattcaaataattaaataattatgctGAAAATGGGAATATTAGATTTTAACAAAAGTTTTATATTGTGTCCCTGATGTTTAGATTTTAGAATATTCCTAAAAGAGAAAACAGTgaattgataaaataataaccaaAAATGGGGTTGGCAGTTAATACAGTTAAAAAAAAGTTGTATGGGCGAACTCACCGGAACTCCTTGCTGTGTGGTAACTGTTGCTTCTTCTTGCTACTGTACCCTTCATCTTCAACACTGTACAAAAGCGAAGGGTCTGACGGAAGTTCCAGGTGTCTCTTCCGCCAGGCGGCCACAAAAACCGATGCGATCTGTGTCAACGGGCTGCCCACAAGTTTCTTGATACGATACCGTTTCGTGCCCGACATGAACACCATCCACCCCACGATGATTGTGCAGGCACAAAGCCCATATCCCCAATCTCTTCCAAGATTATCTTGAATGTAAACAAATACTGTAACTGCTGCCAGTGCCCCAACCATGATGAAGAAGAAAAACCAGCTGAAGAATTTGGTCATTTGTTGTCTCTCCTTCTCGTCCGAATCATCGAATTGATCGGACCCTAAGCCCGAGACGCTGGATTTGAGGCCTCCGGTGCCGAGAGCCGTCAGGTATAGGGCCAGGTAGAGGGCTGAGATCTGCTTGCTGCTCGCCGGGATGCATGATGGGCTGCCGGCGGTGCATTTTGGTGGCCGGAGACTGGGGATTGTGGTTGAGATTGTCAGGATTGTGACACCCTGATCATcaagaaaatataaatattaatcaATTATTCTATTTTCAACCCAGATATTCTATTGTTGAATTAGTCTTTGATTGTTTACAATCTATGATTTTAATTCTCTCTTTCAATTTTCCTCTTCACAATCCAAGATTCAAGGAagtaattatatataataagatGAATGATTCAAAGGAAAATTTATTCACAACTCTTTCTATTTTCCTCATCACGTGATATAAAATTTTCATGGAAGTGATGGTGTTATAGTCTCCGTAAGTTAATAGAAAAACTTTCACATAGATAGAGGGCTAGCTTGAAAAaggtaaataatttaattaggcgACAAATCAAGAAATTATACGTGTATTATTATTACACAAATTATGCATATATTTTTTTCGGAAACTATATCCTTGAAATATATAAGTACGTAAGTCGCCGTGTAATTACCGTTGCTTGAACGATGGCGAAAATAGCGATGGTGAAGTACCTGCAAACAAGCACAGAAATGGAATCTTATGGAATGTCGacaaatatatttaatattgcAGTTACCGCCATAATATGGCGCATTTTTAGAGCACAAAAATGTTAAAAAAGTTAAAAGAAATTCACCTCCCCAGAAAAGTATCTGCTATGAACCCTCCAAGCAAACACAGCATAAAAGAAGTGCCAAGAAAATTAGTGACATTGTTGGCTGCGGCCGCATTCCCCAAGTGCATAGTTCCTGTCAGATATGTCACCAAATTCACTGCTATTCCTAGCGTAGTAAATCTCTCAACCGCCTCAACTCCTGCTCACAAAAAAATCAACTTTCATCAAAGGGCTAGCTCTTCGGAAATATATACGTACGCTGTTATATTTTACTAAACATCGCGTAAGACATTAATACTAAAACATATGTTGCGACTTcccaaacaaaaaaaaagaactTAATAAATAACCTAGAATCATGGCGGCGCTTGTCCATCCGCCGGACTTGGATTTGACGGCGGGACGGCCCTTGTAATCCCAGGCATCGGGAAGAGTTTCAGCCTCTCGTTGGGTTTGTGGGAGCGCCATTTTGTCAGGTCTCAGTTTATTTATTATTCTTTTGGCCCGTGAAATGCAGTTTGTTAATATGAAGCAGAGATTTTGGGACAACGAATATGTTGCAAGCTCTTTTAGTTTAGGAAAGATAGCAAGAGTGGGGCACTGTAAGCTTTTAACTTTCTGGGAGATTATGATCTCCGAGGGGAGCTTCGTGGTCTTTTAATAGCAGTAGCTCTCCATCTGATGTGGCATGTAAGGACTAcacttattaattaattaattatatatataaatatatatgtatttcaCCGCTTTAGatctattattttttaattatatgatataatatgatcttagagtttattttatttttgtacatACTAGTATTCAATTTTGCCAAAAATTCTTAATATTTAATAGAAGAATAGTCCATTAATTTAGATACACATGATAACATTAAGCTCATAAATGAGAGACATTTATCAGACAAAAAAAATTGTGGCATACTCGTGACGGATATATAATTTTTGCTGGATCAAATATAAATTAGagaccacaaaaaaaaaataaaaatgaaagaatGAAAATAGTGACACCCCAGCTGTATATTACATTTTGGGAGTACTGATATTCTGATCATCCATGGTTTGCAACGCAACGACTTATAGATAAGGTCATTAATTTGTTTTTAAACTTTGCTTCGATAAGAGACAGTAGGGACGATTGAATATTCATAGAAAATGCGTGTGGTTAAGTTGTCGACACA contains:
- the LOC140828880 gene encoding protein NRT1/ PTR FAMILY 6.3-like, which gives rise to MALPQTQREAETLPDAWDYKGRPAVKSKSGGWTSAAMILGVEAVERFTTLGIAVNLVTYLTGTMHLGNAAAANNVTNFLGTSFMLCLLGGFIADTFLGRYFTIAIFAIVQATGVTILTISTTIPSLRPPKCTAGSPSCIPASSKQISALYLALYLTALGTGGLKSSVSGLGSDQFDDSDEKERQQMTKFFSWFFFFIMVGALAAVTVFVYIQDNLGRDWGYGLCACTIIVGWMVFMSGTKRYRIKKLVGSPLTQIASVFVAAWRKRHLELPSDPSLLYSVEDEGYSSKKKQQLPHSKEFRFLDKAAIKEPEIGVKMANKWYLKTLTDVEEVKLVIRMLPTWATTIMFWTVYAQMTTFSVQQATTMDRHIGKSFQIPAASLTVFFVGSILLTVPIYDRLIVPICRRVLKNPHGLTPLQKIFVGLVLSIVGMVAAAFTEINRLKAARSHGLTHNPEAVIPLTVFCLVPQFLLVGAGEAFTYIGQLDFFLRECPKGMKTMSTGLFLSTISLGFFFSSILVTVVHQATGPSKPWLADNLNEGKLYNFYWLLGILSVLNMCVFLACSRRYVYKEKRLADEGIELEEAGPICH